One window of the Pedobacter ginsengisoli genome contains the following:
- a CDS encoding sensor histidine kinase, which produces MKLKTKVLLVVVAVHAVFIYLLTKLYTADRTAFFIGEAVLFVSFLLSYWLYQSISRTFDTISSGIETLKDKDFSARLSEIGHPETDELIHVYNLMIQQLRHERLLQAEKSSFLGKLIEASPSGIIIFDFDGLISAINPAAASIFDMKPDEVLRKSLGQIGGRLAEELTMLEVNEAKVVNLDGIKSYKCHSATFTDLGYSRAFITIEELTSEIYLKEKNAYEKVIKMMSHEVNNSIGAINSMLNSCLNYKCQLNEEDQEDYMAALNTSINRNHGLSELMSNFARVVRVPEPIKHTIELVSLLRSVVLLMEAGAKKKQLNWLWDLDVLVFESFADAQQLEQVFINILKNAIEAADQLGTIRIKTLFAEQMISISNTGPGISNEVSRKLFSPFFSTTKNGQGIGLMLTREILYNHNFKFSLQTIGEWTEFKIVIPGREE; this is translated from the coding sequence ATGAAACTCAAAACTAAAGTCTTACTGGTAGTAGTTGCAGTTCATGCGGTATTTATCTATCTACTCACTAAACTTTATACGGCAGATCGCACTGCATTTTTTATCGGAGAAGCCGTGCTTTTTGTTTCATTTTTGCTTTCTTATTGGCTCTATCAGTCGATAAGCAGGACTTTCGATACCATTTCCTCAGGAATTGAAACCTTGAAAGACAAGGATTTTAGTGCGCGGTTAAGCGAAATTGGTCACCCGGAAACGGATGAACTTATTCATGTCTACAACCTGATGATCCAGCAGTTGCGACATGAGCGCTTATTACAGGCGGAAAAAAGTTCTTTTCTGGGAAAACTGATTGAGGCATCTCCTTCCGGGATTATCATATTCGATTTTGATGGACTTATCTCTGCTATAAATCCCGCTGCAGCAAGTATATTTGACATGAAGCCAGATGAGGTTCTAAGAAAATCCCTTGGTCAGATCGGCGGAAGACTTGCTGAGGAACTAACAATGTTAGAAGTAAATGAAGCAAAAGTAGTTAACCTGGATGGTATAAAATCTTACAAATGCCACAGTGCAACCTTTACAGACCTGGGATATTCCCGGGCATTTATTACAATTGAAGAGTTAACCAGTGAGATTTATCTAAAGGAAAAAAATGCTTACGAGAAGGTGATAAAGATGATGTCTCATGAGGTGAACAATTCGATCGGTGCCATCAATTCAATGCTGAACAGTTGTTTAAATTATAAGTGCCAGCTGAACGAGGAAGATCAGGAAGATTATATGGCGGCCTTAAACACTTCTATTAACCGCAACCACGGTTTGAGTGAACTGATGTCAAATTTTGCCAGAGTCGTACGTGTTCCGGAGCCAATTAAGCATACTATTGAATTGGTCTCCTTGCTTCGATCTGTTGTTTTGCTTATGGAAGCAGGCGCGAAGAAAAAACAGTTGAACTGGTTATGGGATCTGGATGTGCTTGTATTTGAAAGCTTTGCGGATGCCCAACAGTTAGAACAAGTTTTTATTAATATACTGAAAAATGCAATTGAGGCTGCAGATCAGCTGGGGACCATACGGATTAAAACGTTATTTGCTGAGCAGATGATTTCAATTTCCAATACCGGACCCGGAATTTCAAATGAGGTGAGCCGGAAGCTTTTCTCCCCATTCTTTAGTACGACAAAAAACGGGCAGGGTATTGGACTGATGTTAACGAGAGAAATACTCTATAATCATAATTTTAAATTTTCTTTGCAAACTATTGGAGAATGGACAGAATTTAAAATCGTCATACCTGGTAGAGAGGAATAA
- a CDS encoding ABC transporter permease, whose protein sequence is MIIHRKKANFFLLLQLFVTFTALFLCLGLNLKKLGNYFRPLGYQYEDAWLVSLDFQQMPEEKKLTYSTLIKQKLQAFKEVELVSGAQLIPFLQWGSEEKITYNKQTSKALEFEVDEDYQKVLGIKLVEGRWFTAKDEVLNMIPVVITKDLAERDFTEGNPIGKTILIGGKSARIVGVSEALRENTGADQVPGFFVPLKTAATTYLLKSKNTDNFKLLEEQIRKSVNSVDASQILIKQNISLTLVKKYAQKTDYIQLSITLLVFAFLLINVFLGISGVFSYNLSKRKAEVGLRVTMGASPGDVLKQFLLEAMVLTTLGILPGVLIAGQLLIMQYLDLYYGTLSILGSALFLYLLMLSCAFYPSLKAARLNPSDALHEE, encoded by the coding sequence ATGATCATACATAGGAAAAAAGCGAATTTCTTCCTGTTACTGCAATTGTTTGTCACCTTTACTGCCTTGTTTCTGTGTTTGGGGTTGAATTTGAAGAAGTTAGGTAACTATTTCAGGCCACTGGGTTATCAGTATGAGGATGCCTGGCTGGTCTCACTTGATTTTCAGCAGATGCCCGAGGAAAAGAAACTGACCTATAGCACACTGATTAAGCAAAAGTTACAGGCCTTTAAAGAGGTCGAACTGGTAAGCGGTGCTCAGTTAATTCCCTTTCTACAATGGGGTAGTGAAGAAAAGATCACCTACAACAAACAAACCAGCAAAGCCCTGGAGTTTGAAGTAGATGAGGATTATCAGAAGGTGCTGGGTATTAAATTAGTTGAGGGACGATGGTTTACGGCTAAGGATGAGGTATTAAATATGATTCCCGTTGTCATAACTAAAGATCTGGCTGAACGCGATTTCACGGAGGGAAACCCTATTGGAAAAACAATTTTGATCGGGGGCAAATCCGCACGGATCGTAGGGGTATCAGAAGCTTTGAGAGAAAATACAGGAGCCGATCAGGTTCCGGGTTTTTTTGTCCCGTTGAAAACAGCTGCAACAACTTATTTACTGAAATCAAAAAACACAGACAACTTCAAACTACTGGAGGAACAGATCAGGAAATCCGTCAACTCGGTTGACGCTTCTCAAATCCTGATTAAGCAGAATATCTCTTTAACCCTGGTCAAAAAATATGCACAGAAAACAGATTACATTCAGTTGAGTATCACCTTGTTGGTGTTCGCATTTTTGCTGATCAATGTCTTTCTGGGGATCTCGGGGGTATTTAGTTATAATCTTTCAAAACGTAAAGCCGAAGTTGGCCTGCGGGTTACTATGGGGGCAAGTCCGGGGGATGTATTGAAACAATTTCTCCTGGAAGCAATGGTACTGACAACCTTAGGTATTTTACCGGGTGTGCTAATCGCGGGTCAGCTATTAATTATGCAATACTTAGACCTCTATTATGGAACTTTAAGTATTTTAGGGTCTGCGTTATTTTTGTATTTGCTGATGCTTAGTTGTGCTTTCTATCCGAGCCTGAAAGCAGCGCGGCTTAATCCTTCGGATGCTTTACATGAAGAATAA
- a CDS encoding site-specific integrase: protein METTDFAKYLSRFFSDYLVGERGASTNTIRSYSNTFTHLLTFLDENEHIKADALLLDHFDRNVILRFLDWLQTSRQCGNATRNQRLAALHSFFRYMQYEDVKRIGRWQEILSIKVKRQEKRSVNYLTVDAVKLLLEQIPTGNRIGRRNLALIALMYDSGARVQEIIDLSPSSLRMDKPCCITLHGKGNKKRIVPLQNEQVALLLDYMKENSLDNPANNQRPLFANNHGGRLTNAGITYILNIYADIARKLKPDLIPDKISPHTLRHSYAMHLLQAGVNLVYIRDILGHVSIQTTEIYARADSKQKREALEAAYINVIPNLGTEGSWEKDSQLKIWLKNLTK, encoded by the coding sequence ATGGAAACAACTGACTTTGCAAAATACCTGAGCAGGTTCTTTTCCGATTACCTGGTCGGAGAACGTGGTGCCAGCACCAACACAATCAGATCATACAGTAATACCTTTACACACCTGCTGACTTTCCTGGATGAAAATGAACACATCAAGGCAGACGCCTTATTACTCGATCACTTTGACAGAAATGTAATCTTGCGTTTCCTTGACTGGCTGCAAACCAGCAGACAATGCGGCAACGCAACCAGAAACCAACGACTCGCTGCACTGCATTCTTTCTTTAGATATATGCAATACGAAGATGTGAAGCGCATTGGCCGTTGGCAGGAGATCTTATCTATCAAAGTGAAACGGCAAGAAAAACGAAGTGTTAACTACCTTACCGTTGATGCCGTCAAGTTACTCTTGGAGCAAATCCCCACAGGTAATAGGATTGGACGCAGGAACTTGGCTCTCATTGCATTGATGTACGACAGCGGGGCCAGGGTCCAGGAAATTATCGACCTTTCTCCTTCTTCTTTACGTATGGACAAACCTTGCTGTATCACGCTCCACGGAAAGGGAAACAAAAAACGGATTGTACCCTTACAAAACGAACAGGTGGCATTGTTACTGGACTATATGAAGGAAAACTCACTTGATAACCCTGCTAACAACCAACGTCCGCTGTTTGCCAATAATCATGGCGGGAGACTGACTAACGCCGGGATAACCTACATACTTAATATCTATGCCGATATCGCCCGTAAGTTGAAACCGGATCTAATCCCGGACAAGATCAGTCCTCATACATTGCGACACAGTTATGCCATGCATCTTTTACAAGCGGGGGTTAATCTCGTGTATATACGCGATATCTTAGGGCATGTCTCCATACAGACTACTGAGATATATGCTAGGGCAGACTCAAAACAGAAGCGTGAAGCATTGGAAGCTGCATATATAAACGTCATTCCTAATCTGGGAACCGAAGGGTCGTGGGAAAAGGATTCTCAACTCAAGATCTGGTTAAAAAACCTCACCAAGTAG
- a CDS encoding sigma-54-dependent transcriptional regulator has translation MILIIDDDIAVCASLSLLLKQNGFKSIKANGREEALEYLKEKPIVAVLLDMNFSMETSGEDGLAMLQQIKKSRPLLPVILMTGWGSIKLAVEGMKLGAADFINKPWDNDHLMRALRTALDLSTEEDSPGAMNRKKLNDKYGFENIVGEDPRLLDILQTIARVAGTDASVLIIGESGTGKELIAEAIHQNSSRRNKPFVKVNLGGISASLFESEMFGHKRGAFTDARNDRVGRFELADKGTIFLDEIGDLDLNSQVKLLRVLQDRKYEVLGDSRTRAVDFRVVCATNRDLREMIVAGNFREDLYYRINLIIIRLPPLRERAEDIPILANYFLRNLKEIYQRPRLQINNKASNWLKSLSLPGNIRELKNLIERTVLLSEGDDLDIKDFEQHLEVQRLSNAPKTLPAVGTLSIDEMELSMIRNAMDFHQNNISRVAKALGLSRGTLYRKLEKYHIPYETQN, from the coding sequence ATGATTTTGATTATTGATGATGATATTGCGGTATGTGCTTCATTGAGCCTGTTGTTGAAACAGAACGGATTCAAGTCCATCAAGGCAAATGGCCGGGAAGAGGCTCTCGAATATCTTAAGGAAAAACCAATAGTTGCGGTACTGCTGGACATGAATTTCTCTATGGAAACCTCGGGAGAAGACGGATTGGCGATGCTCCAGCAGATTAAAAAATCAAGGCCATTGTTGCCAGTCATTTTAATGACTGGCTGGGGCTCGATTAAACTAGCAGTTGAGGGGATGAAACTAGGGGCGGCAGATTTCATCAATAAGCCATGGGATAATGACCACCTGATGCGTGCCTTAAGAACAGCCCTGGATTTATCTACCGAAGAGGATAGCCCGGGTGCAATGAACCGGAAAAAACTGAATGATAAATATGGTTTTGAAAATATTGTCGGAGAAGACCCACGGCTTTTAGATATCCTCCAGACCATCGCGAGGGTTGCTGGTACTGACGCATCAGTACTGATTATCGGAGAAAGTGGCACCGGGAAGGAGCTTATCGCTGAAGCCATTCACCAGAACAGTTCCCGCAGGAATAAGCCCTTTGTTAAGGTTAACCTTGGAGGTATCTCTGCCAGCTTGTTTGAAAGTGAGATGTTCGGTCATAAACGCGGTGCTTTTACCGATGCCCGCAATGATAGGGTAGGCCGTTTTGAGCTGGCCGACAAAGGCACGATTTTTTTAGATGAAATAGGGGATTTGGACTTAAACAGTCAGGTGAAATTGTTACGGGTATTACAAGACCGCAAATACGAGGTGCTGGGCGATAGCCGGACCCGGGCGGTGGATTTTCGTGTAGTTTGTGCAACTAACCGTGATCTGCGGGAGATGATCGTTGCGGGAAATTTTAGAGAAGACCTTTACTACCGCATCAACCTGATCATTATTCGTTTACCACCTCTGCGGGAACGTGCAGAAGATATTCCGATTCTGGCCAATTACTTTCTTCGTAATCTTAAGGAAATTTATCAACGACCCAGGTTGCAAATTAATAACAAAGCCTCGAACTGGTTGAAATCACTTTCACTCCCTGGCAATATCAGAGAACTTAAAAACCTGATTGAACGTACAGTATTGCTCAGCGAAGGGGATGACCTTGATATCAAAGATTTTGAACAGCACTTGGAAGTGCAAAGACTATCAAATGCGCCCAAGACCTTGCCAGCTGTAGGGACATTGTCGATTGATGAAATGGAGCTTTCCATGATCAGGAATGCAATGGATTTTCATCAAAACAACATCAGTAGGGTGGCTAAAGCACTGGGTTTAAGCAGGGGAACGTTATATCGCAAACTGGAAAAATATCATATTCCCTATGAAACTCAAAACTAA
- a CDS encoding ABC transporter ATP-binding protein — protein MIKLSNIEKIYRTKTIETTALNQINLNIGKGEFVAIMGPSGCGKSTLLNIMGLLDTPTAGSIEIDEQTVTALSRKSLAAFRNLKLGFVFQSYHLINDLSVIDNVELPLLYRKGISSAERRKRAVKALEKVGLSARSKHYPNQLSGGQRQRVAIARAIIGNPEILLADEPTGNLDSAMGEEVMNLMLHLNKTDGTTIVMVTHDQHMAKKTQRIIHFFDGQQVS, from the coding sequence ATGATAAAATTATCCAACATAGAGAAAATTTACCGTACCAAAACAATTGAAACCACAGCCCTTAACCAAATCAACCTTAATATCGGTAAAGGTGAGTTTGTAGCCATCATGGGGCCATCAGGCTGTGGTAAAAGTACACTGCTCAACATCATGGGGCTATTGGATACACCAACTGCGGGATCCATCGAGATTGATGAGCAGACGGTGACCGCACTTAGCCGCAAAAGCCTTGCAGCATTCAGAAATCTTAAACTGGGATTTGTTTTCCAAAGCTATCACCTGATTAATGACCTTTCTGTTATAGATAATGTAGAATTACCGCTGTTGTACCGTAAAGGCATTTCTAGTGCCGAAAGACGCAAACGGGCAGTAAAGGCTTTGGAAAAGGTGGGCTTAAGTGCCCGTAGCAAGCATTATCCGAATCAACTTTCAGGTGGACAACGTCAGCGAGTGGCCATTGCACGTGCTATTATTGGGAACCCGGAAATCCTGCTTGCAGATGAGCCTACAGGAAATCTGGACAGTGCCATGGGAGAAGAGGTGATGAATTTAATGTTGCACCTAAATAAAACCGATGGGACAACGATCGTTATGGTCACCCATGATCAGCACATGGCAAAAAAAACGCAGCGGATCATTCATTTCTTTGATGGTCAGCAAGTAAGTTAA
- a CDS encoding efflux RND transporter periplasmic adaptor subunit produces the protein MDREISSKEQAWRRTRIYIVVTIVVMAIVFGFIQFKSIVEPAVKLSTLTTSIAEAGRMEATVPASGVITPEYEFSISSPVNAKIEQVLFNAGEKVLPGQSILRLNKEASLLAFEKLNEEQHVNRNKINQLSLGLEKSLDELKTQYAIKQMKISSLETALEHEQSLLAIGGSTDENVKQARLTLNVAKLELQQIKNQMDNQKATMQADLKSLGYEINIREKDIKGISDKLKNASISSPRDGVITWVNSKIGSEISEGEELVRIADLSSFKVEASISDTYADQVKSGGAALVRIDKTDLRGTISNVQPAVEDGTVKFAINLSNKSSKLLRANLKADVFVVTSYKEHALRVKNGAAFTGSEEQKVFVVEGDHALSRKVKVGESSTDYIEILSGIKAGEKVIISEMQDFIHLDKIKIK, from the coding sequence ATGGACCGTGAAATTTCATCCAAAGAACAAGCCTGGCGAAGAACCAGGATATATATTGTCGTCACCATTGTCGTTATGGCAATCGTTTTTGGATTTATTCAATTTAAAAGTATTGTGGAACCTGCGGTGAAACTCAGTACCCTGACAACTTCAATTGCGGAAGCTGGTAGGATGGAAGCAACGGTACCAGCATCGGGTGTCATCACACCAGAATATGAATTCTCTATCAGTTCTCCGGTTAATGCGAAAATTGAACAGGTACTTTTTAATGCTGGTGAAAAGGTTCTGCCTGGGCAGTCAATTCTACGCCTGAATAAGGAAGCTTCTTTGCTGGCCTTTGAAAAACTGAACGAGGAACAACATGTTAACCGTAATAAAATAAACCAATTGTCCCTGGGTCTGGAGAAGAGTCTTGATGAACTGAAGACGCAGTATGCCATTAAGCAAATGAAAATCAGTAGCCTGGAAACTGCATTAGAACATGAACAATCGCTTTTAGCGATTGGTGGAAGTACAGATGAAAATGTTAAACAGGCTCGTTTGACTTTAAATGTAGCAAAACTGGAGCTACAGCAAATCAAAAACCAGATGGATAACCAGAAAGCTACAATGCAGGCTGATCTGAAAAGCCTGGGCTATGAAATCAATATCCGTGAGAAGGATATTAAAGGCATTAGCGATAAACTGAAAAATGCCTCCATCTCCTCGCCCCGAGATGGGGTAATCACCTGGGTGAACAGCAAGATCGGCTCGGAAATTAGTGAAGGGGAAGAACTGGTGCGTATAGCTGATTTAAGTAGTTTTAAAGTGGAAGCGAGCATTTCTGATACGTATGCAGACCAAGTTAAATCGGGCGGAGCCGCCTTGGTTAGGATCGATAAAACTGACCTGCGTGGTACAATCAGCAATGTACAGCCTGCAGTAGAGGACGGAACGGTGAAATTTGCCATCAATTTAAGTAACAAAAGTTCAAAGCTACTCCGGGCCAATTTAAAAGCTGATGTTTTCGTGGTCACTTCCTATAAAGAACACGCATTGAGGGTAAAGAATGGTGCTGCATTTACTGGGTCGGAAGAGCAAAAGGTGTTTGTGGTTGAGGGGGACCATGCCCTATCCCGTAAAGTGAAAGTGGGGGAAAGCAGTACCGACTATATCGAGATTCTTTCGGGAATAAAAGCAGGAGAAAAAGTCATTATCTCGGAGATGCAGGACTTTATTCACCTTGACAAAATAAAGATCAAGTAA
- a CDS encoding TolC family protein: MFKPILLLAGIFITIPGKSQGVSDTLKLNLTEVIGIAKMHSTAAVQASTIRENQYWQYRTFKSNYNPQLTLDGTLPQFSKTNIPVIQPDGTVEFKPVINDNSQLNLGLTQNISLTGGQVFLGSNVLRFSDFDRKQTRYNGNPLIIGLNQPLFAFNSLSWDQKIEPLRYEESQKKYKEDMEVVGRDASELFFGLLIAQINKDIATKNLSNNETIYKIGEGKAALGKLSKDELLRLKLGVLNARKAVAQANVDAETADLQLKSFIGFSATNQIQLILPENLLTFDVDAKVAISQAKENRQKAIEFKRALLEADREVAKAKGDNGLKVNLFGTFGLTNVADQLPGIYSNAKDQQEIRLGFQIPILDWGRAASRIKTAQSNRKLVTATIKQAQINFEQEILTTLRQFSMIKEQMQTNAEADVTANARYEIAKKRYFLNDLSITDLNIALQEKDQARRDYIYSLKSFWNAYFNLRLLTLFDFTTNKKI, from the coding sequence ATGTTCAAGCCCATCTTATTACTTGCGGGAATTTTCATCACTATACCAGGGAAAAGCCAGGGCGTTAGTGATACGCTAAAACTAAACCTGACTGAAGTGATCGGGATTGCAAAGATGCATTCCACCGCGGCAGTACAGGCATCAACCATTCGGGAGAACCAATACTGGCAATATCGAACGTTCAAATCGAATTATAATCCACAGTTAACGCTCGACGGAACATTGCCTCAGTTTAGTAAAACTAATATCCCAGTGATCCAGCCAGATGGGACGGTAGAATTTAAACCGGTGATCAACGATAATTCACAATTAAATCTGGGGCTGACACAAAATATTAGCCTGACTGGTGGACAAGTATTTCTGGGTTCCAATGTATTAAGGTTCTCAGATTTTGACCGCAAGCAAACCCGTTACAATGGGAATCCGCTTATCATCGGGCTGAACCAGCCCTTGTTTGCATTCAATTCTCTGTCCTGGGATCAGAAGATTGAACCGCTGCGATATGAAGAATCTCAGAAAAAGTACAAGGAGGATATGGAAGTAGTGGGCCGGGATGCTTCAGAACTCTTCTTCGGTCTGCTAATCGCGCAGATTAACAAGGATATTGCCACTAAGAACCTGTCGAACAACGAGACCATTTATAAAATTGGCGAGGGGAAAGCTGCCTTGGGAAAATTATCAAAAGATGAATTACTTCGCCTGAAGCTGGGAGTATTGAATGCCAGGAAAGCGGTAGCACAGGCAAATGTAGATGCAGAAACTGCTGACCTGCAATTGAAATCTTTTATCGGTTTTTCTGCTACCAATCAGATCCAGCTCATCCTTCCTGAAAACTTATTGACCTTCGATGTAGATGCTAAAGTTGCCATTTCGCAGGCAAAAGAGAACCGCCAGAAAGCGATAGAGTTTAAAAGAGCCTTACTTGAGGCTGATCGGGAGGTAGCAAAGGCAAAGGGTGATAATGGATTAAAAGTAAATCTGTTTGGTACTTTTGGATTGACCAATGTAGCAGATCAACTTCCGGGAATTTATAGCAATGCGAAAGACCAGCAGGAAATACGCCTTGGTTTTCAGATTCCCATCCTGGATTGGGGTCGGGCAGCCTCAAGGATTAAAACGGCACAGTCGAACCGGAAGCTGGTAACTGCTACCATCAAGCAGGCACAAATAAATTTTGAGCAGGAGATCTTGACCACTCTGAGACAGTTTTCTATGATTAAGGAACAAATGCAAACCAATGCGGAGGCAGATGTTACGGCAAATGCACGCTATGAAATTGCAAAAAAGAGGTATTTTCTGAACGATTTGAGTATCACCGACTTGAATATTGCACTACAGGAAAAGGATCAGGCGCGTCGTGATTACATCTATTCCTTAAAAAGCTTCTGGAATGCTTATTTCAACCTCAGGCTGCTAACACTTTTTGATTTCACCACCAATAAAAAAATATAA
- a CDS encoding Crp/Fnr family transcriptional regulator: protein MQLTNDKMDQILLNFLARYVILSEEEQNVILNLAIFKSFRKGTILLKEGQRSKDAYFVLQGCIRCYYMVDAEEKTTAFYTESETLSPPGALNDTPSEYYVDCLEDSILIIASSETDEELFAKYPILEKLCRLVSEDLHSKSQIAFDSFKISTPEQRYLNLLEIRPDLAQRIPQYHLASYLGITPQSLSRMRKRLVRKAS from the coding sequence ATGCAATTGACTAATGATAAAATGGATCAAATCCTATTAAATTTTTTAGCGAGGTATGTAATCCTGTCTGAAGAGGAGCAAAATGTTATTTTAAATTTAGCCATTTTTAAAAGTTTTAGGAAAGGAACAATCTTATTGAAAGAGGGACAGCGCTCAAAGGATGCTTATTTTGTGCTTCAAGGATGCATCAGGTGTTATTATATGGTTGATGCCGAAGAGAAGACTACTGCTTTTTATACCGAGTCTGAAACCCTTAGCCCTCCAGGTGCATTAAACGATACCCCATCCGAGTATTATGTTGATTGTCTTGAGGACTCTATTTTGATTATAGCTAGTTCAGAGACAGATGAAGAGCTTTTTGCAAAATACCCTATCTTAGAAAAACTGTGCCGTCTTGTTTCTGAAGATTTACACTCAAAAAGTCAAATAGCATTTGACAGTTTTAAGATTTCTACACCAGAGCAACGCTATTTGAATTTGCTGGAAATAAGGCCTGATTTGGCTCAAAGAATCCCTCAGTACCATTTAGCGAGTTATTTGGGCATCACTCCGCAATCTTTAAGCAGAATGAGAAAAAGGCTGGTTAGAAAAGCGTCATAA
- a CDS encoding ABC transporter permease, whose amino-acid sequence MLKNYIKLTFKVMLRKKYYTALTLIGISLTIMVITVFASFLDQIVSANPPEVRRERTLILDKVSVYKGGKKTDAVPSINFLQKNIHNLESTEFISYFTTREFISFLNGKTAGHVLKFSDENFWKITDFDFLEGKPFHGNEVRKGARVAVINEKTKSYFFKDGAALGKTFPIQGISYQVIGVVKPSTPFSRIYADVYVPYTTDINIQRTDKALEGTYNAMLLAKTNDLKKVRAELRGLLKKVNPVSGADSVKVHAFSALEQFAKSSSFNDDEPEYGKTAIIISIVLILFLLIPAISLVNINVTRIGERAEEIGIRKSFGATSGTLIGQLVTENIIITLIGGLIGLGLSVYASQLLVQFINTFDPLFKMPTDSFVISWRVFGFCLFSCLLLGLVSGIYPAWKMSRMDVIYALKGGNNL is encoded by the coding sequence ATGTTAAAAAATTATATAAAACTCACTTTTAAAGTGATGCTTCGCAAGAAGTATTATACAGCACTTACCCTGATAGGAATTAGCCTGACAATTATGGTGATCACGGTATTTGCGTCCTTTCTCGATCAGATTGTAAGTGCCAATCCACCGGAAGTCCGTAGGGAAAGAACCCTGATACTAGATAAGGTATCGGTATATAAGGGCGGTAAAAAAACAGATGCTGTACCCAGTATCAACTTTCTTCAAAAAAACATACACAATTTAGAAAGCACCGAGTTCATTTCGTATTTTACGACCAGGGAATTTATTTCTTTCCTTAATGGAAAAACTGCCGGCCACGTGCTCAAGTTTTCCGATGAAAATTTCTGGAAGATTACTGATTTTGATTTTTTGGAAGGAAAACCTTTCCATGGCAATGAGGTTAGAAAAGGGGCGCGGGTTGCAGTGATCAATGAAAAGACAAAGAGCTATTTCTTTAAGGATGGCGCTGCCTTGGGTAAGACGTTTCCTATACAGGGAATTTCTTACCAGGTTATAGGCGTGGTAAAGCCCTCAACGCCTTTCAGCAGAATTTATGCTGATGTTTATGTTCCTTATACTACGGATATCAATATCCAACGAACGGATAAGGCATTGGAGGGCACTTATAATGCAATGCTGCTGGCAAAAACGAATGACTTGAAAAAGGTGCGTGCAGAGTTGAGAGGACTTTTGAAAAAGGTGAACCCGGTTTCAGGTGCAGATTCGGTAAAGGTGCATGCATTCAGCGCATTGGAACAATTCGCTAAAAGCAGCTCTTTTAACGATGATGAACCCGAGTATGGAAAGACCGCAATCATCATCAGCATTGTCCTGATTCTTTTCCTGTTAATCCCCGCGATTAGTCTGGTGAACATCAATGTTACGCGTATCGGTGAACGGGCAGAAGAAATTGGCATCCGTAAATCGTTTGGAGCTACTTCAGGTACCTTGATAGGTCAGCTGGTGACTGAAAACATTATCATCACCCTAATAGGTGGATTGATTGGGCTTGGTTTATCTGTTTACGCTTCACAGTTATTGGTGCAGTTTATTAATACTTTCGACCCTTTATTTAAAATGCCTACCGACAGTTTTGTCATCAGCTGGCGGGTATTTGGCTTCTGTCTTTTCAGTTGCCTGTTACTAGGATTGGTCTCCGGGATTTATCCAGCCTGGAAAATGTCCCGAATGGATGTTATTTATGCATTGAAAGGAGGGAATAACTTATGA